Proteins encoded by one window of Candidatus Fermentibacter sp.:
- a CDS encoding T9SS type A sorting domain-containing protein produces the protein MRISVAVLLALATLSPAAERVVLVEDFTNSACSYCWTFEPTLNAFVDTYLASGDLSMCRVHVNWPSSVDPVYLANPAEQNARWSFYNVSGVPTIKVDGIVSGYPGIQSAYDIRKTVPCYLDIYVAKNPGSDSLSGEIGIRLIAEQDLGAAAALRVFSIIVEDNVMGAGYWAGSEFQQAFRDNLFGTIGPVVSFEAPYPDTVFVTAPYTISSSWDPDELYLVTFVQEYAGAPNKEVMNADYVKFFDIETGIGETEGDVEGAVMSVVNPSRGFLSIGLELPSGSGGLLRVYDLGGRIVAERAVEGSSDLSIDLATGMYLVRFTDDGGEEETAQAVLMR, from the coding sequence ATGAGGATTTCCGTCGCGGTCCTGCTCGCCCTGGCCACGCTATCCCCTGCTGCGGAGAGGGTGGTCCTGGTGGAGGACTTCACCAACAGCGCATGCAGCTACTGCTGGACGTTCGAGCCGACGCTGAACGCGTTCGTGGACACCTATCTGGCCAGCGGCGACCTCTCGATGTGCCGGGTGCACGTGAACTGGCCCTCCTCCGTCGATCCCGTGTACCTCGCGAACCCTGCGGAACAGAACGCCAGGTGGAGCTTCTACAACGTCTCCGGGGTTCCCACCATCAAGGTGGACGGGATAGTGAGCGGCTATCCCGGGATCCAGTCGGCCTACGACATCAGGAAGACCGTCCCCTGCTATCTCGACATCTACGTGGCGAAGAACCCGGGGTCCGACTCCCTCTCGGGCGAGATCGGGATCAGGCTCATCGCCGAGCAGGACCTGGGCGCCGCCGCGGCTCTGCGCGTCTTCTCCATAATCGTGGAGGACAACGTCATGGGAGCCGGCTACTGGGCCGGGTCGGAGTTCCAGCAGGCCTTCCGCGACAACCTCTTCGGCACCATCGGGCCGGTGGTGAGCTTCGAGGCTCCCTACCCCGACACTGTCTTCGTGACGGCCCCCTACACCATCAGCTCCTCGTGGGATCCCGACGAGCTCTACCTCGTCACTTTCGTGCAGGAGTACGCGGGCGCTCCGAACAAGGAGGTCATGAACGCCGACTACGTCAAGTTCTTCGATATCGAGACAGGAATCGGCGAAACGGAAGGTGATGTCGAGGGTGCGGTGATGTCGGTGGTGAACCCCTCCCGCGGCTTCCTGTCGATAGGCCTCGAGCTGCCGTCCGGTTCGGGCGGGCTTCTCCGGGTGTACGATCTCGGCGGGCGCATCGTGGCCGAGAGAGCGGTCGAAGGGTCGTCGGATCTCTCGATCGATCTCGCAACCGGCATGTACCTGGTAAGGTTCACGGATGACGGCGGAGAAGAGGAAACCGCCCAGGCGGTGTTGATGAGGTAG